TGAACATTAAGGGTTGCTCGCCTGATTCCGGTGGGTAGGTCGCTAGAGCCTGGAGGCAACTCCTGGCCCAGATAAATGATAGAACTCGACAGAATCCGGCTTACAGGCCTGCAATTTTTTTCAAATGCTGTTATTCAGCTTTTCCCCCTAAAGGGTTTTACTAAAACCTTCCGATTTTCGGAAGGTTTTTATTCTTTCTTTTACCTGTTTTTTTATCAAAGCTAACTTGCTTAAAATTAAATAAATCCATAAATGATGCTAGAGTAAACTTTTTGTAGTACTTTTGCAGACTTTATAAAAAATATATAATATAATGAATAATTTTGAATCGTTAGGAATTAACGAAAAACTTTTAAAAGCTGTTGCAAGTTTAGGATTTGAAAAGCCTTCACCAATCCAGGAGCAGGCGATTCCAGTTTTACTGGACAAAGATACAGATCTTGTAGGATTAGCCCAAACGGGCACAGGTAAAACAGCTGCCTTTGGACTTCCACTTTTACAAAAAGTAGATTTTACAAGTAGAGATACTCAGGCAATTATACTTTGCCCAACAAGAGAATTGTGTGTGCAAATCACTAAAGATCTTGGGAATTTTGCCAAATTTATTGAGGGAACAAATATAGTTCCGGTTTATGGTGGCGCAAGTATTGATACTCAAATAAGACAAATATCACGTGGTGCGCAAATTATTGTGGCAACACCAGGTAGAATGGCAGATATGATCAATCGTAAAAAAGCTGACCTTTCAAAAGTTAGATGGGTAGTTCTTGATGAAGCAGATGAAATGCTTGATATGGGTTTTAAGGATGAATTAGATATTATCCTTGGTAAAACTCCTCAAGAAAAAAACACTTGGTTGTTTTCAGCTACAATGGAGGCTTCTGTTGCCCGCATTGCTTCAAATTACATGAATAATCCAATAGAGGTTTCTGTTGGAGGTAAGAATGTAGGTGCTGCTAATATCAGTCATGAATATTATGTAGTTCATGCAAAAGACAGGTTTGCGGCATTAAAAAGACTTGTGGATTCTAATCCTGATATTTTTGGTCTTATTTTTTGCAGGACTCGTATGGAAACTCAGGAAATTGCGGAAAAATTAATAAAAGACGGATACAGTGCAGATGCTTTGCACGGGGATTTAAGCCAACAGCAAAGAGATAAGGTAATGAGCCGTTTCAGAAGTAAGTCAATTCAGCTTTTAATTGCTACAGACGTTGCTGCAAGAGGTATTGATGTTGAGGCTATCTCACATGTTATACATTATAGTCTGCCAGATGATATTGAAAATTATACTCATAGGAGTGGACGTACTGCAAGAGCTGGTAAAACAGGAATTTCCATGGCCATCATTAATATGAAAGAAGTTGGTAAAATCAGGGAACTGGAACGCAAACTTAAATCTAAATTCGAGAAAAAATCTATTCCAACTGGTTTTGAGGTAGTGGAAAAACAATTGTTTTCCCTTGTTAAAGAAGTTCATGATGTTAAGGTAAATGAAGAAGAAATTAAGCCTTATCTGGACAAAATTTTAATTGAATTAGGGGAACTCTCCAAGGAAGAAATCATTAAACGTTTTGTTAGTATTGAATTTAACCGTATGTTAAATTACTACAAAAACGCCCAAGACCTTAATGCTGATACTTCAAGAAGTACATCTAAAGAAAGAGGAGAAAGGGGAGAAAGAAGTTCTGCTTACACCCGTTTTTTCATTAACCTGGGAGTATTTGACAATATAAATAAATCAGCAATTTTACGTATTGTATGTGAAGGAACTGGCTTAAGTGGTCAGGATATTGGAAGAATAGATGTTAAGGATAGCTTTTCGTTTTTTGAAGTAGATTCAAGTAAGGCCAATGTTGTGATTGAAGAATTAAATAAGGATACTTATGACGGAAGAGAAATAAAAGTTGAAGTATCATCAGCTGGACGTGAAGAAGAAAGCAGAGGAAGAGGCAGAAGCAGTGGAGGAGGATTCGGAGAAGGAGGGGCAAAGAAATCATATGGCAAAAGTGGCGGTGGCTATAAAGGCGGAGGAGGAAGTTCTTATGGAAGCAAAGCAGGAGGAAGTGACTCTTATTCAAAGAAAAAAGATTACTCTTCTGATAAAAAGAGTGGTGGGGGTTCTGGAAGCAGAGAAGGTGGAAAACGCAAAAGAATCAATAAATAACAATTGATTTTTTACTTTTTAAATTTAAATCAGAAATTGAATTTTTGAAATTAGAAAAAATGCCATACTTACTTTAAGTATGGCTTGCACACTTATAGTAACCTTTTGCTCACATTGCTAAAAACAACTGAAACGGAAATGGTCTTTCTCATATCTGGCAAGCTTTTGCAGATTACATCTATTTAATTATTGCACCTGATAAAATTCCTGGAAAATCCCGAGAAAGACTGGTTGAAAGAAGGACTGAAACAAATGAAAATCAAGTTCAGTTCAGGCTATGGAGGCTTACTTTTAAATTTAGACTTATTAGTCAGCAAAATCAGGGATAAGAATGGAATAATTATTTACTTTTGATTTATATCGGACAGTAATGTTTCTTTTATATATTTTTCTTAAATGCCTGCTCAAATGAGATTTTATTTATTTTAGAATCTAACCAGGAAATGATATCCAGATTTTCCAACATACTTTTTTCCATAGGGTCCTGTACAATTATTTCTAACTCTTTTTTCAAGACTTTAAATGATTTTAATATTTCAGATTTAGAATTCAAATGAGTTGACTTACGAATATAATCCAAAATATGATTTTCCATTTTATATAATTTATTGCTTTTACTCAAGAACCTAATGGTTGATTTTATTATATACCCTATTAAATCATTTTTTAATTCATAATGCAGTAAAAGATTCATAACTCTTGCCAAGCTTTGAATTTCGTGTCTTAAATCAGATCCAGATATATTAATAACCATGTTTATTCTTGACAATGATTTTGTGTGTTGCCCAATTGCAAAATAAAAATAGGCAATATTATAATTGAATATTGCTTGAGATTGAAGGTCAATTTTATCCTTATACTTTTCTAAACCCTCTTCCAATTGTTGTAAAAAGGGTAAAGATTTGATAAAATCACCGGATCTGCTGTAGCTTTTCATAAGTATATTATTAACAAAACCAAAAACCTTAATTTTTAAGTGTTCTGATTTAAGATCAAGTGAAATTAATTTATTTACATTCTCGTGAAATTCCTCGTCTTTCCTGAGTTGATTAGTTGAACTTATTAAATTTTGAAGCGCTGCTAAATAAGTATGAATATAAATTTGAATGAATTTTGAATCATCCTCTATTAACTCTACCCTTTTTTTATCAAAAACATATTGTTTTTCAGGATCATTTATTGCCTTGTAATAGTAACTATGGATGTTATAAAAACTATTTTTAGCATCGAAAGTGAGTGCTTTGTCGATATGTTCAAGGAGAGGATAATTCATCAATCTATAATATTTTTCAGCATCTTCCTCATTCCTTGCTATACCTTGAAGTGTAAATTGGTAATAAAATTCAGAAAACAAAGATTCTATTCTACGACTATTCTTCAATTTCTCAATTAACAGAACCTCTTCTCTATTTAATTTTATTATATCTTCTTCTGTTTTCCCTAAAAAGGCAATTTCATTATAAATTAATCTTTGCCACCATAAAAAACCAAGGAGATGAACTGTTGTATCATACTCCCGGGCTTTCTTTTTTGCTTTACTTATCAATTTTAAACATTGTTTGAAAAGCCTTTTATTATATAAAAATTCAATATGAGTTATATGCTCACTTAATTCAATATCTATTGAGGAGCCGGAATGATAAGTGGCCATACTTTTTAAAATTAGATTTTGCAGGTATGACTTGGCTACAGAAAATGTGGCAGAGGATTGTTTTGCTGAAGCGGAAACTATAATTTTTTTTTCATTATATAAATTCTGTTTTTCAATTGATTCAAACAGTTTCATATAATTGTTTTTTTCACCAATAACGTGTTTTTGGCAATAAATCTTAAAATATCTTTTTTCACTTTTGCTTAGTGATTTTATTAGTTCAAAAAGGTCGTCATTTTTAGCCATAATCTGATTCAATAATAATAGAACAAAAATTTAAATGATCTATTTATAATATAAACAGGACATTCCTACATAAATTTTTAAAATCAAAAGTAACAAATGTACTTTAGATTACTTAACAAATTACTTATCTTTTTATTTAATATCAACAACTACAGTAAAAAACAGATCCATTTGAATTGTAATTTTTTTTAAATTTTAACTAAAAACATTCTGATCTAAAAATTATATTTGAAGCATTAAATAAGATAAGTCCTTCTTTTTAAAAAAAAAGAAATCAGAAGGTTCATTAATTAAATTAAATAAATAATTTATGAAGATTCTTTACAAATTAACAATTATACTAATTATTTTTATTCTTATACCTACTTATACCAAAGCCACTCATATTTCAGGAGGAGATATTACTTATGAATGTATTGGCCCTAATCAATATTTTATTACATTAAAATTATTCAGAGATTGTTCAGGAACAACAATGAGTAGTACTTCAAGTATTGCTTTTACAAATTCATGCGGCTTAGCAAATCCTTCTTTAACACTTAATTTACAAGACCCTGCAACCAATGCTAATTGTGCTGGCACAGTTCAGAGTTGCGCAACCGAAATTTCCCAGTTGTGTCCTACTCAAATTTCTAACTCCACTTGCAATGGTGGCACTTTGCCAGGGATGCAATTATATACATATACTGGAGTAGTAACCCTACCTGGAGTATGTAACACATGGACCTTGAATTACGGGTTATGCTGCCGTAATCCCGCTGTAAACATTACTACCGCCACAAGCTATAATTATCATGTGCAAACGACCATGAACACAGCTTCTGAAGCTTGTAATAATTCTCCTAAATTCACTTC
Above is a genomic segment from Bacteroidota bacterium containing:
- a CDS encoding DEAD/DEAH box helicase, which translates into the protein MNNFESLGINEKLLKAVASLGFEKPSPIQEQAIPVLLDKDTDLVGLAQTGTGKTAAFGLPLLQKVDFTSRDTQAIILCPTRELCVQITKDLGNFAKFIEGTNIVPVYGGASIDTQIRQISRGAQIIVATPGRMADMINRKKADLSKVRWVVLDEADEMLDMGFKDELDIILGKTPQEKNTWLFSATMEASVARIASNYMNNPIEVSVGGKNVGAANISHEYYVVHAKDRFAALKRLVDSNPDIFGLIFCRTRMETQEIAEKLIKDGYSADALHGDLSQQQRDKVMSRFRSKSIQLLIATDVAARGIDVEAISHVIHYSLPDDIENYTHRSGRTARAGKTGISMAIINMKEVGKIRELERKLKSKFEKKSIPTGFEVVEKQLFSLVKEVHDVKVNEEEIKPYLDKILIELGELSKEEIIKRFVSIEFNRMLNYYKNAQDLNADTSRSTSKERGERGERSSAYTRFFINLGVFDNINKSAILRIVCEGTGLSGQDIGRIDVKDSFSFFEVDSSKANVVIEELNKDTYDGREIKVEVSSAGREEESRGRGRSSGGGFGEGGAKKSYGKSGGGYKGGGGSSYGSKAGGSDSYSKKKDYSSDKKSGGGSGSREGGKRKRINK